Proteins from a single region of Flavobacterium sp. K5-23:
- a CDS encoding TlpA disulfide reductase family protein, giving the protein MKKIFFIGLGMLCSVVSIAQVKTKMSFHAEISNRNSDSLFIRNSTNGNVIKRMGVNKEGFFKDSFSVEEGIYLLYDGKEYAKIFVKNGYDLKLKMDAAQFDESMVFSGSGAEENNDLVQGGLLDDKYDYKLLLAADEVTFKTLVEDKKSVEFARLDRKNLDSNYKALQKKYIEESIGGVTQYYNQILENNKLNGSMSPSFNFDNYKGGKTKLEDFKGKYVYIDIWATWCGPCIAEIPSLKKVEGKYHDKNIVFLSMSIDKLKDLEKWKNMVKSKELGGVQVFADNDFNSKFIQDYKVTSIPRFILIDPTGKIVKADAERPSSPKLEVELDALLK; this is encoded by the coding sequence ATGAAAAAAATATTTTTTATCGGATTAGGAATGCTTTGCTCTGTTGTTAGTATAGCCCAAGTGAAAACTAAAATGTCTTTTCATGCTGAAATATCGAATAGAAATTCGGACTCGTTATTTATTCGAAACAGCACGAATGGAAATGTTATTAAAAGAATGGGTGTCAATAAAGAGGGCTTTTTTAAGGATAGCTTTAGTGTTGAGGAAGGGATTTACCTTTTATATGATGGCAAGGAGTATGCTAAAATATTCGTTAAAAATGGATATGATTTAAAACTTAAAATGGATGCTGCCCAATTTGATGAGTCTATGGTTTTCTCAGGTAGTGGAGCTGAAGAGAATAATGATTTAGTGCAAGGCGGACTTTTAGATGATAAATATGATTACAAATTACTTTTGGCTGCGGATGAAGTAACATTCAAAACATTGGTTGAAGATAAAAAATCTGTTGAATTTGCTCGTTTAGACAGGAAAAACTTGGACTCAAATTATAAAGCCCTTCAAAAAAAATATATTGAAGAGTCAATAGGCGGGGTAACGCAATATTATAATCAAATATTAGAGAATAATAAACTAAATGGTTCTATGTCTCCTAGTTTTAATTTTGATAATTATAAGGGTGGTAAAACGAAGCTAGAAGATTTTAAAGGGAAGTATGTTTATATCGATATTTGGGCTACTTGGTGTGGTCCTTGTATTGCTGAAATTCCGTCCCTTAAGAAAGTAGAAGGGAAGTACCACGATAAAAACATCGTTTTCTTAAGTATGTCAATAGACAAATTGAAAGATCTTGAGAAATGGAAGAATATGGTGAAAAGTAAAGAATTAGGTGGTGTGCAGGTTTTTGCCGATAATGATTTTAATTCTAAATTCATTCAAGATTATAAAGTTACAAGTATACCAAGATTTATTCTAATTGACCCAACTGGTAAAATTGTTAAAGCAGATGCTGAAAGACCATCATCTCCAAAACTGGAAGTGGAGTTAGACGCTCTTTTAAAATAA
- a CDS encoding site-specific integrase: MKRLTYNFYLKPSSKLPLEKRTKQEPVWVRISLPSYKVDGIPTSKCQYVNLGVSIKPTYFGNITKSGNGITYSSKVVNEHLIPTFDFRKNQMKFDAVMTSLFNRYEYEHPENHEIIDFIVKTFAYDPMANTRTVSSVHNFIEKHVIFLKNIQGTGRSECLSHNTVRQLPVVNSIINLYDTHIGSKLTFAKLTEQIFHDLWKFANDNRIKKIGVPYKPRTLSSYQGCLLRMCTLAQENGEKLGMIANHKKLKIDLKKVKLDNSKVDLYLKEDKLLEIINHKFENKTWENTRQYIILASLTGMRTQSMSWCSGQPIAKCTKHGYSYIDSEQGKTGTECFIPLPYCVKKLCVNDHFPVWNYSSVTYNKTVKKILAYFNVPQSKDFSKHNLRSTLVTNLANNLLPLDKIALITHPKKIESTTAVSIYVRVEKLYRAEIFYLEAKKIVDRNKTTLFKY, translated from the coding sequence ATGAAGAGACTGACTTATAATTTCTACTTAAAACCGAGTAGCAAATTACCTTTAGAAAAAAGAACCAAGCAAGAGCCAGTTTGGGTTCGAATATCATTACCTTCTTATAAGGTTGACGGTATACCAACATCGAAATGCCAATATGTAAACCTGGGGGTATCAATAAAACCCACGTATTTTGGCAACATCACAAAATCAGGAAATGGAATAACCTATTCTAGTAAAGTAGTTAACGAACATTTGATACCAACATTTGACTTTCGCAAGAATCAAATGAAATTTGACGCTGTAATGACTTCACTATTTAATAGGTATGAATACGAGCATCCAGAGAATCACGAAATTATTGATTTCATCGTCAAGACATTTGCATATGACCCTATGGCGAATACACGTACTGTTAGTTCCGTCCATAACTTTATTGAAAAACACGTAATCTTCCTAAAAAATATTCAAGGGACAGGCAGAAGTGAGTGTTTAAGTCACAATACAGTACGACAATTACCTGTGGTTAATTCGATTATTAATTTATACGACACCCACATTGGAAGTAAACTTACATTCGCAAAATTGACGGAGCAAATATTTCACGATTTATGGAAATTTGCAAATGATAACCGTATAAAGAAAATCGGTGTACCGTACAAGCCTCGAACGCTTTCCAGCTATCAGGGTTGCTTGCTTCGAATGTGTACATTAGCTCAAGAGAATGGAGAAAAACTGGGGATGATAGCTAACCATAAAAAATTAAAAATTGACCTAAAGAAAGTTAAACTAGACAATTCAAAAGTCGATCTTTATTTGAAGGAAGATAAATTATTAGAGATTATTAACCATAAATTTGAGAACAAAACATGGGAAAACACCAGGCAGTACATTATTCTTGCATCTCTAACAGGAATGAGAACTCAATCAATGTCGTGGTGTAGTGGTCAACCTATAGCAAAATGCACAAAACATGGATATAGTTACATCGATTCTGAACAGGGAAAAACGGGTACAGAATGTTTTATACCACTTCCTTATTGTGTGAAAAAATTATGTGTTAATGATCACTTCCCCGTATGGAACTACAGCTCAGTGACCTATAACAAGACTGTTAAGAAAATCCTTGCTTATTTTAATGTACCACAATCTAAAGATTTTTCAAAACATAACCTGCGTAGTACTTTAGTTACGAATCTTGCAAATAATCTTTTGCCTTTAGACAAAATAGCACTAATTACACACCCTAAAAAAATAGAAAGTACTACAGCTGTAAGCATATATGTCAGAGTCGAAAAGCTATATCGAGCGGAAATATTTTATTTAGAAGCAAAAAAAATAGTAGACCGAAACAAAACAACATTATTCAAATATTGA
- a CDS encoding efflux RND transporter periplasmic adaptor subunit codes for MKKNILLTVFSLVLLSCGGDKKNSTEALIEKGDLKELRLKRSEIITEADVLSKELKKIDDAISTLDVNHKETLITTFEAKESVFKHYLELQAAVETKENIVVNAEFGGILTQINVKEGQRVTKGQALGKIDDGGLTQQLAQLEIQAVLAKTTFDRQKNLWDQKIGSEIQFLQAKSTYEAQNKAVLQLKKQMAKTVIKAPFSGIVDEIITEKGSVVGPGSPLLRVISLGNMYLEAEVPEKYIGSIKRGTEVIVDFPMLNETINTTISLVNNNINPGNRSFKVQIQVPNKSGLIKPNLSSKININDYSNLNVITVPLSIISENADGEQYIYIAEKTGKDNQAIAKKVIVKTGKSQGDLIEILEGLNDGDSIIKEGARSIKDGQKVSIIK; via the coding sequence ATGAAAAAAAATATTTTACTAACCGTATTTTCACTTGTATTGCTTTCATGCGGCGGTGATAAAAAAAATTCAACCGAAGCTTTAATAGAAAAAGGCGACCTAAAAGAATTGCGATTAAAACGTTCTGAAATTATTACAGAAGCGGATGTATTATCGAAAGAATTAAAAAAAATAGATGATGCTATAAGTACCTTGGATGTAAATCATAAAGAAACTCTCATTACAACATTTGAAGCCAAAGAAAGTGTTTTTAAACATTATTTAGAATTACAGGCGGCAGTTGAAACCAAAGAAAACATAGTCGTTAATGCTGAATTTGGAGGGATCCTTACGCAAATAAACGTGAAAGAAGGGCAACGAGTAACAAAAGGACAAGCATTAGGAAAAATTGATGATGGTGGACTTACACAGCAATTAGCCCAGTTAGAAATTCAAGCTGTTTTAGCTAAAACTACCTTTGACAGACAAAAGAATCTTTGGGATCAAAAAATTGGTTCAGAAATTCAATTCTTACAAGCCAAATCAACCTATGAAGCGCAAAACAAAGCCGTTCTTCAATTAAAGAAACAAATGGCTAAAACAGTTATAAAAGCACCATTTTCAGGTATAGTTGACGAAATAATAACAGAAAAAGGTTCGGTTGTAGGGCCTGGAAGCCCACTTTTAAGGGTCATCAGTCTTGGAAACATGTATCTGGAAGCTGAAGTGCCGGAGAAATACATTGGATCAATAAAACGCGGAACAGAAGTAATAGTGGATTTCCCTATGTTGAATGAAACAATAAACACTACAATATCATTAGTAAACAATAATATAAACCCAGGAAACCGTTCCTTTAAAGTTCAAATTCAGGTGCCTAATAAATCGGGGCTTATAAAACCAAATCTGTCTTCTAAAATAAACATCAACGATTATTCTAATTTAAATGTAATCACTGTGCCATTAAGCATAATCTCAGAAAATGCAGATGGTGAACAATACATTTATATCGCTGAGAAAACAGGTAAAGACAATCAGGCAATTGCCAAAAAAGTAATTGTTAAAACCGGTAAATCACAGGGCGATTTAATTGAAATTCTAGAAGGATTGAACGATGGTGATTCCATTATAAAAGAAGGAGCTAGAAGTATAAAAGACGGACAAAAAGTGTCTATAATAAAATAA
- a CDS encoding N-6 DNA methylase → MSLFQPSVLKKYLQQQDTATVQKAYRKYTRYFHNIAIQANIRNSKEEQFQEGFLRELFVDILGYTLNPTPKFNLTTELKNIKGAKKVDGAILKDGEALGVIELKGTNTKDLESIRQQAFDYKANQTGCIYVITSNFEKLRFYINNAVDYEEFDLFTLTAVQFEFFYLCLSKDNILANKPLRIKEDSIVEEEKITKTFYADYSLFKRELYRDLVKQNRNNVMLMELGEKTSKLILFEKSQKLIDRFLFILFAEDRGLLSPNSINTILKEWQELKELDMVVPLYDRYKQYFNYLDTGRKGTDKKEEIFAYNGGLFKPDAILDAVIIDDDLLYRHTIKLSTYDFESQVDVNILGHIFEHSLNEIESVNAEIEGTDFDKQKTKRKKDGVFYTPKYITKYIVENTIGKLCTEKKQEIGITDEEYAKGRKNRQATTIIKLEQQLKDYREWLLQLTICDIACGSGAFLNQALDFLIKEHAYIDELTKQLFGGGFAFPDIENQILEHNIYGVDLNEESIEIAKLSLWLRTAQPKRKLTSLNNNIKCGNSLIDSKTDAGDKAFNWKEEFPEVFTNGGFDVIIGNPPYVNLEKIKETSEALEKKRYKTFNKKGDLYCIFVEKGFELLKPNGMLSYIMPNKWFQAGYGRSLREYFLKYKMIQLIDFGDIQIFEGATTYPCVFISQKSDPSNSFKVSTLQKDILDFDTNIILSQEIFETSKFSGDTWVISSNKEHTLLSDLKAKCKTLDEFVNGEAYYGIKFGLTEAFLITDDVKDKIIMEDNNSAALIGSILRGRNIKRYGKPDESDLDNIILASFGSYKYLENEYPAIFNHLMQYEYKLKKRGQCNGSKVTIEKPFSGQHHWLELDNNPSKKYLDLYRKPKIMYQKFQVKPCFIFDDQELYCNDSMWIIPSDNKALLGVLNSKMGWWLITKFCTQIQNGCQLIWKYFGLIPIPKILSAELSIKVDMILLLNIEHKNINKKFARYFSGQLNIQKLSNKLQNWDDSSFANFIKEINKAIKKHNGAPLTKKAEIGWMDLFEDYKSQAQIIKQEINKVDREIDRMVYELYGLSEEEIKIVENS, encoded by the coding sequence ATGTCATTATTTCAACCCTCCGTCCTTAAAAAATACTTGCAACAACAGGACACCGCTACTGTTCAAAAAGCTTACAGAAAATATACGAGGTATTTTCATAATATCGCAATTCAAGCAAACATTCGCAACAGTAAAGAAGAACAATTTCAGGAAGGATTTCTTAGAGAACTATTTGTAGATATATTAGGCTACACCCTTAATCCGACACCAAAGTTCAACCTTACCACGGAGCTAAAGAATATTAAAGGGGCTAAAAAAGTTGATGGTGCAATCTTAAAAGATGGTGAAGCACTAGGAGTCATTGAACTAAAGGGCACCAATACAAAAGATCTGGAAAGTATACGTCAGCAAGCATTTGACTATAAAGCTAACCAAACGGGTTGTATTTATGTGATCACCTCAAATTTTGAAAAACTACGGTTCTACATAAACAATGCCGTTGACTACGAGGAATTTGACCTTTTTACGCTTACTGCTGTGCAATTTGAGTTCTTCTACCTCTGCTTGTCTAAAGACAATATACTCGCCAATAAACCCCTTAGAATAAAGGAAGATTCTATTGTGGAGGAGGAAAAAATTACTAAGACTTTCTATGCGGATTATTCTCTTTTCAAGCGAGAACTATATCGTGATTTGGTGAAACAAAACCGCAATAACGTTATGCTGATGGAGCTGGGGGAAAAAACCTCAAAGTTAATTCTGTTTGAAAAATCACAAAAACTGATTGACCGTTTTCTATTTATTCTGTTTGCCGAAGACCGTGGATTACTATCACCAAATTCAATTAACACCATACTAAAGGAGTGGCAGGAATTGAAAGAATTAGACATGGTTGTTCCTCTGTATGATCGTTACAAACAATATTTCAATTATCTAGATACTGGACGAAAAGGAACGGACAAAAAAGAAGAAATCTTCGCTTATAACGGTGGTTTATTCAAACCTGATGCTATTTTAGATGCTGTTATCATTGATGATGATTTGTTATACCGTCATACTATAAAGTTGTCAACTTATGATTTTGAAAGTCAAGTTGATGTTAATATCCTAGGACATATTTTCGAACATTCACTAAATGAAATTGAAAGTGTAAACGCTGAAATTGAAGGTACTGATTTCGACAAACAAAAAACAAAAAGAAAGAAAGATGGTGTCTTTTACACGCCAAAATACATTACTAAATACATCGTCGAGAACACCATAGGCAAGCTCTGTACTGAGAAAAAGCAAGAAATTGGTATAACGGATGAGGAATATGCTAAAGGGCGTAAGAACAGGCAGGCAACAACCATTATCAAACTAGAACAACAACTTAAAGATTATCGAGAATGGCTCTTACAATTAACCATTTGTGATATTGCATGCGGATCTGGTGCATTTCTCAACCAAGCTTTAGATTTCCTAATTAAAGAACACGCCTATATAGACGAACTCACCAAACAATTATTTGGTGGAGGCTTCGCGTTCCCCGACATTGAAAACCAAATCTTGGAACATAATATATATGGTGTTGATCTTAACGAGGAAAGTATCGAAATTGCTAAATTATCATTATGGCTTCGAACTGCCCAACCTAAACGAAAGCTAACGAGTTTGAATAATAATATCAAATGTGGAAATTCACTGATTGATAGTAAAACGGATGCTGGCGATAAAGCATTTAATTGGAAGGAAGAATTTCCTGAGGTGTTTACTAATGGTGGTTTTGATGTTATTATTGGCAATCCACCCTATGTGAATTTAGAAAAAATTAAAGAAACATCAGAAGCACTAGAAAAAAAAAGGTACAAAACATTCAATAAGAAGGGAGATCTATACTGCATTTTTGTAGAGAAAGGATTTGAATTGCTTAAACCTAATGGGATGCTCTCGTATATCATGCCCAATAAATGGTTTCAAGCTGGATATGGCAGGTCATTAAGAGAATATTTTTTGAAATACAAAATGATTCAACTTATAGATTTTGGTGATATTCAAATTTTTGAAGGTGCAACTACATACCCCTGTGTTTTCATTTCTCAAAAGTCTGACCCGAGTAATTCCTTTAAGGTTTCCACTTTACAGAAAGACATTCTTGATTTTGATACAAATATAATATTGTCACAAGAGATCTTTGAAACTTCAAAATTTAGTGGCGACACTTGGGTTATATCATCAAACAAGGAACATACACTATTGTCCGATTTGAAAGCAAAATGCAAAACATTAGACGAATTTGTTAATGGGGAAGCATATTATGGAATTAAATTTGGCTTAACAGAAGCTTTCTTAATTACCGATGATGTTAAGGATAAAATAATTATGGAGGATAATAATTCGGCCGCACTTATTGGGTCTATTCTACGGGGTAGAAATATAAAAAGATATGGTAAGCCTGACGAATCTGACCTTGATAACATAATATTAGCATCATTTGGGAGCTATAAATATTTAGAAAATGAATATCCAGCTATTTTTAATCACCTAATGCAATACGAATACAAATTAAAGAAAAGAGGGCAATGTAACGGAAGTAAGGTAACCATTGAGAAACCATTTTCTGGACAGCATCATTGGTTGGAACTAGACAACAACCCATCAAAAAAATATTTAGATTTATATAGAAAGCCTAAAATAATGTATCAAAAATTTCAAGTTAAACCTTGTTTTATTTTTGACGATCAGGAGCTTTATTGTAATGACTCAATGTGGATAATTCCTTCGGATAACAAAGCATTATTAGGAGTACTAAATTCTAAAATGGGATGGTGGTTAATAACTAAATTTTGCACACAAATTCAAAATGGATGCCAATTAATATGGAAATATTTTGGACTTATTCCTATTCCTAAAATTTTAAGTGCTGAATTATCAATTAAAGTTGATATGATTTTATTGCTGAATATTGAACATAAAAACATCAATAAGAAATTTGCACGGTATTTTTCAGGACAACTCAATATTCAAAAATTATCAAACAAACTTCAAAACTGGGACGATTCATCATTTGCTAATTTCATTAAAGAAATAAACAAGGCCATCAAAAAACACAATGGAGCACCGCTTACCAAAAAAGCTGAAATAGGCTGGATGGATCTTTTTGAGGATTACAAAAGTCAAGCACAAATAATCAAGCAAGAAATTAATAAGGTTGATAGAGAAATTGATAGAATGGTGTATGAACTTTATGGCTTGAGTGAAGAGGAAATTAAAATTGTGGAGAATAGCTAA
- a CDS encoding efflux RND transporter permease subunit, whose translation MSTNNKNKEFKLSSLAIDNKMTVYVIMALFFVLGISAYYAMPREDFPEIKETKIYISTIYPGNTAEDIERLVIDPLEEDIKNISNVVEIVSTSQEDYGIITVEFDEKISVEDAKQKVKDKVDAKKSNEDWPTFNGVKVEPNVFDLNLSEEIPILNINLSGDFPIEKLKEFGEYLKDEIEGLAEIKQVNIRGAQEKEVEVAVDVFKMMASKVSFDDVINAIRNGNVTMSAGNIISSGQRRTISIKGEIEKPTDLENFVVKTQNGTVYLKDVATVTFKNVDKTTYAREFGKSVVMLDVKKRAGKNMIEASEKIKTIIANAKENVLPKDLNLTLSNDSSSKTLNQVDDLVNNVIFGIVLVVGVLMFFLGFRNALFVGFAIPMSMFLSFMVLDALGYTMNTMILFGLIMGLGMLVDNGIVVVENVYRLMEDEGMGRLQAAKEGIGEIAMPIIISTLTTVAAFVPLGLWPGVMGQFMVYFPITLSVVLGSSLFVAIFFNSVMVSQFMDINEKILTKKQLIRLTLILGSFGLLILFFGGAVRGLGSLMLFTVLMFWLYKYVIKDRTLKFQNNTLNKLENSYEKGLKFFLTGKKPYIVVIVMFFMFFIVLITYFGWSVGSGRTKVEFFPDNKPNQIIVYVEYPQGTDIEKTNTITKDIEKRVYAVLDAKEFVDETTKSNYLVESAVSQVGEGAGNPQTDGGSSAEMPHKAKITVSMQEYKYRNGRDSEEMRLKVQEALKDIYPGISISVEKDQAGPPAGYPINIEIKGKDYTELIVTAEKMKDFLNGRNVPGIDELKVDVNKGKPAMRVVVDREKAGGMGISAGQVGNQLRRSVFGEKAGVYKESGEDYDINVRFNNEDRYNQSTLFNQNITFRDMASGQLKEIPVSTVASQKNTSSFSAIKHRDLNRVVVLYSALSPGFTDAGSVVNQIQAEMADFDAPKSVKFDFTGQIEEQNKQMSFLMGALFTGLGLIMLILVFQFNSISKPAIIMVAVFLSFIGVFLGLMITGWPFVIMMTMMGIISLAGIVVNNGVVLLDYTELLLSRKKEELNVPESTILDKEYIFEAIVSGGKARLRPVLLTAITTVLGLIPLAIGFNIDFFSLFSDLDPKIYMGGDNVIFWGPLAWTVIFGLVFATFLTLIVVPVLYYLVNLFKLWRITKKVKI comes from the coding sequence ATGAGCACGAACAATAAAAACAAAGAATTCAAACTGTCATCATTAGCCATTGACAACAAAATGACCGTCTATGTTATCATGGCATTGTTTTTTGTTTTGGGGATTTCAGCCTATTACGCAATGCCGCGAGAGGATTTTCCGGAAATCAAAGAAACAAAAATATACATAAGCACAATCTATCCCGGTAACACAGCCGAAGACATTGAGCGCCTTGTCATAGATCCACTTGAGGAAGACATAAAGAACATAAGCAATGTTGTTGAAATTGTTTCGACTTCTCAAGAAGATTACGGAATAATTACGGTTGAATTTGACGAGAAAATCTCAGTTGAAGACGCAAAACAAAAAGTAAAAGACAAGGTTGACGCCAAAAAATCGAATGAAGACTGGCCTACTTTTAATGGAGTAAAAGTGGAACCTAATGTTTTTGACTTAAATCTTTCCGAAGAAATTCCAATTTTGAACATTAATCTATCGGGTGATTTTCCAATAGAGAAATTGAAGGAATTTGGTGAATACTTAAAAGATGAAATCGAAGGCTTAGCCGAAATCAAACAAGTAAACATTCGTGGAGCCCAAGAAAAAGAAGTTGAAGTTGCCGTAGATGTTTTCAAAATGATGGCTTCAAAAGTTAGTTTTGATGACGTAATAAACGCTATCCGAAACGGAAACGTGACGATGTCAGCAGGAAATATAATTTCAAGCGGACAAAGGAGAACTATCAGCATTAAGGGAGAAATAGAAAAACCAACCGATTTAGAAAACTTTGTTGTAAAAACCCAAAACGGAACTGTTTACCTCAAAGACGTCGCTACCGTTACCTTTAAAAACGTTGACAAAACCACTTACGCCAGAGAATTTGGTAAAAGTGTTGTGATGCTTGATGTAAAAAAGAGAGCTGGAAAAAATATGATAGAAGCTTCGGAAAAAATTAAAACAATTATTGCTAATGCAAAAGAAAATGTTTTACCGAAGGATTTAAACTTAACACTATCAAATGATTCTTCTTCAAAAACATTAAATCAAGTGGATGACCTTGTAAACAATGTCATTTTTGGAATTGTCCTTGTGGTAGGGGTTTTAATGTTTTTTCTAGGATTTAGAAATGCACTATTTGTTGGATTCGCCATACCTATGTCAATGTTCTTGTCCTTTATGGTATTAGACGCCTTAGGCTACACGATGAACACGATGATTCTATTTGGGCTTATTATGGGACTGGGAATGCTTGTCGATAACGGAATTGTAGTTGTCGAGAATGTCTATAGATTAATGGAAGACGAAGGAATGGGACGTTTGCAAGCCGCAAAAGAAGGAATTGGTGAAATCGCCATGCCTATTATCATTTCTACTCTTACAACCGTGGCCGCCTTTGTGCCTCTTGGTTTGTGGCCAGGTGTAATGGGACAATTTATGGTTTATTTCCCTATAACCCTTTCGGTAGTATTAGGTTCTTCATTATTTGTAGCAATCTTTTTTAACTCTGTTATGGTGTCACAGTTTATGGACATCAACGAAAAAATATTAACAAAGAAACAGTTAATCCGCCTGACTTTAATTTTAGGTTCTTTTGGCCTTTTGATCCTCTTTTTTGGTGGAGCTGTTCGAGGTCTTGGATCATTAATGTTATTTACAGTTTTAATGTTTTGGTTGTACAAATATGTCATAAAAGACAGAACATTAAAATTTCAGAATAACACTTTAAATAAATTAGAAAACAGTTATGAAAAAGGATTGAAATTCTTCTTGACCGGTAAAAAACCATACATCGTAGTAATTGTGATGTTCTTTATGTTTTTTATCGTCCTGATAACTTATTTTGGATGGAGTGTTGGAAGCGGGAGAACAAAAGTCGAATTTTTCCCTGACAATAAACCCAATCAAATTATAGTGTATGTCGAATACCCACAGGGAACTGATATTGAGAAAACAAACACTATAACAAAAGACATTGAGAAAAGAGTTTACGCAGTTCTTGATGCTAAAGAATTTGTAGATGAGACTACTAAATCTAACTATTTAGTGGAATCAGCCGTTTCCCAAGTTGGAGAAGGCGCCGGAAATCCACAAACGGATGGAGGTTCATCAGCAGAAATGCCACACAAAGCAAAGATTACCGTTTCAATGCAAGAATACAAGTATAGAAACGGAAGAGATTCTGAAGAAATGAGACTTAAAGTCCAAGAAGCTTTAAAAGATATTTATCCTGGAATCTCAATTTCTGTAGAAAAAGACCAAGCAGGTCCGCCAGCAGGATACCCAATTAATATTGAGATTAAAGGTAAAGATTATACTGAACTCATTGTTACTGCTGAAAAAATGAAAGATTTCCTTAACGGTAGAAACGTACCTGGAATTGACGAACTAAAGGTAGATGTCAACAAAGGAAAACCAGCTATGAGAGTAGTGGTTGATCGTGAAAAAGCGGGTGGAATGGGAATATCAGCGGGTCAAGTTGGTAATCAATTAAGACGTTCTGTTTTTGGAGAAAAAGCGGGAGTTTATAAAGAATCAGGCGAAGACTATGATATAAATGTTAGATTTAATAATGAAGACCGATACAATCAAAGTACGCTTTTCAATCAAAATATAACTTTTAGAGATATGGCTTCAGGCCAATTAAAAGAAATTCCTGTTTCGACAGTGGCAAGCCAAAAGAACACCTCGTCCTTTAGCGCAATTAAACATAGAGATCTAAATCGAGTAGTTGTATTGTATTCCGCTTTGTCTCCAGGTTTTACAGATGCAGGATCAGTTGTCAATCAAATTCAAGCTGAAATGGCAGATTTTGATGCTCCAAAATCCGTGAAATTTGATTTTACAGGGCAAATAGAAGAACAAAACAAACAAATGTCCTTCTTGATGGGTGCCCTTTTTACGGGCTTAGGCTTGATTATGCTTATATTAGTTTTCCAATTTAATTCTATTTCAAAACCAGCAATTATAATGGTTGCCGTGTTTTTAAGTTTTATTGGAGTATTCTTAGGCTTAATGATTACCGGATGGCCATTTGTAATTATGATGACTATGATGGGGATTATTTCATTGGCGGGAATTGTAGTGAACAACGGGGTGGTACTCTTAGATTATACTGAATTGTTACTGAGCCGTAAAAAAGAAGAATTAAACGTACCGGAAAGTACTATTTTAGACAAGGAATATATATTTGAAGCCATCGTAAGTGGTGGTAAAGCAAGGTTACGGCCTGTTTTATTAACTGCTATAACTACGGTATTAGGATTAATACCATTAGCAATAGGTTTCAACATTGATTTCTTTTCATTGTTTAGTGATTTAGACCCTAAAATTTATATGGGAGGAGATAATGTAATATTCTGGGGACCATTGGCCTGGACCGTTATATTCGGATTAGTGTTCGCAACATTTCTAACCTTAATTGTGGTGCCTGTATTGTATTATTTAGTGAATCTATTCAAACTTTGGAGGATCACAAAAAAAGTAAAAATATAA